A region from the Natronorubrum halophilum genome encodes:
- the aroC gene encoding chorismate synthase, which yields MNGNRFGRLFQVTTFGESHGEAMGCTVSGCPAGLELSEEDIQEDLDRRKPGQSMITTSRGEPDAVSIKSGVQDGYTTGTPIGLIIQNKDARSGKYEPFITAPRPSHGDFTYSAKFGTRNWGGGGRSSARETVNWVAAGAIAKKLLSQEGITLKAHVNQIGDVEAPEVSFEEILEHSEENDVRCAHPESAEEMQDLIADYQEEGDSIGGSIYFEARGVPVGLGAPRFDSLSARLGQAMMAVPATTAFEFGLGTEAAEWTGKGRNDDWEFDDGGDPTPVENDHGGIQGGISSGEPIYGEVTLHAPTSIPKSQQTADWETGELKEEKVIGRHDPVLPPRGVPVVEAMLALTLVDFMLLSGRLNPDRVDGKPGEYDTDYHPSNPQNE from the coding sequence ATGAACGGCAACCGCTTCGGTCGCCTCTTTCAGGTGACCACGTTCGGCGAGAGCCACGGGGAGGCGATGGGCTGTACCGTCTCGGGGTGCCCCGCCGGCCTCGAACTCTCCGAAGAGGACATTCAGGAGGATCTGGACCGTCGGAAACCCGGGCAATCGATGATCACGACCAGTCGCGGCGAACCCGACGCCGTCTCGATCAAATCGGGCGTCCAGGACGGCTACACGACGGGGACGCCGATCGGGCTGATCATCCAGAATAAGGACGCGCGCTCGGGCAAGTACGAACCGTTCATCACCGCGCCGCGGCCCAGCCACGGCGACTTCACCTACTCGGCGAAGTTCGGCACCCGCAACTGGGGCGGCGGCGGCCGCTCCTCCGCGCGCGAGACGGTCAACTGGGTCGCCGCGGGAGCTATCGCGAAGAAGCTGCTCTCCCAGGAAGGTATCACGCTCAAGGCCCACGTGAACCAGATCGGCGACGTCGAGGCACCCGAGGTGAGTTTCGAGGAGATCCTCGAGCACAGCGAGGAGAACGACGTGCGGTGTGCCCACCCCGAATCGGCCGAGGAGATGCAGGACCTGATCGCCGACTACCAGGAAGAGGGCGACTCCATCGGCGGGAGCATCTACTTCGAAGCGCGGGGCGTCCCCGTCGGTCTCGGCGCGCCGCGGTTCGACTCCCTCTCGGCGAGGCTCGGGCAGGCGATGATGGCGGTCCCGGCGACGACGGCCTTTGAGTTCGGCCTCGGCACCGAAGCCGCCGAGTGGACCGGGAAGGGTCGCAACGACGACTGGGAGTTCGATGACGGTGGCGACCCGACGCCCGTCGAGAACGATCATGGCGGGATTCAGGGCGGCATCTCGAGCGGCGAGCCGATCTACGGCGAAGTGACGCTCCACGCGCCCACGTCGATCCCGAAGAGCCAGCAGACGGCCGACTGGGAGACGGGGGAACTCAAAGAGGAGAAGGTCATCGGCCGTCACGACCCCGTCCTGCCGCCCCGCGGCGTGCCGGTCGTTGAGGCGATGCTCGCGCTCACCCTCGTGGACTTCATGCTGTTGTCGGGCCGGCTGAACCCGGACCGCGTCGACGGAAAGCCCGGCGAGTACGACACGGACTACCACCCGAGCAACCCGCAAAACGAGTAG
- a CDS encoding NAD(+)/NADH kinase → MTRPRVGVIANPAAGRDIRRLTGGASVVDNYAKRRVAECVLEGLTVAVDRAEAAFMPDRAGIARHAITESPPEVDASALEMPVESSAADTRTAAARFRDGADAVDVAIVLGGDGTTRDVSLEIGDVPIVSVSTGTNNVVPTPVDGTVAGVAAGLIASGVVSPDEATSRHGLVEARAETPAGERELTGLATLEVSSQSFVGTRALLDASDLRGGVVSRAHPGDIGLAAIAGSIEPVEPDEPGGIGLRLTDPADASRTVRAVLAPGVTATVGIEAVERLEWNEPVRFEIPDGVVGADGERELELTDAAVEFAPVPDGPRLVDVDATLEAGARAGALEADRMPIEEDRENAE, encoded by the coding sequence GTGACACGCCCACGCGTCGGCGTGATCGCGAATCCCGCCGCGGGCCGCGACATCCGCCGACTTACCGGCGGCGCGAGCGTCGTGGACAACTACGCGAAACGGCGGGTCGCCGAGTGCGTCTTGGAGGGGCTGACCGTCGCGGTCGACCGCGCGGAGGCCGCGTTCATGCCGGATCGAGCGGGTATCGCCCGCCACGCCATCACCGAATCACCGCCGGAAGTCGATGCGAGCGCGCTCGAGATGCCGGTCGAGAGCTCTGCAGCCGACACCCGTACGGCGGCGGCCCGGTTCCGGGACGGAGCGGACGCCGTCGACGTTGCGATCGTTCTCGGCGGCGACGGCACGACCAGAGACGTCTCCCTCGAGATCGGCGACGTGCCGATCGTGTCGGTCTCGACCGGAACGAACAACGTCGTTCCCACGCCGGTCGACGGCACCGTCGCCGGCGTCGCGGCGGGGCTGATCGCGAGCGGTGTCGTCTCCCCGGACGAGGCGACCTCGCGTCACGGGCTGGTCGAGGCGCGGGCGGAGACGCCCGCCGGCGAGCGCGAACTGACCGGGCTCGCGACGCTCGAGGTTTCCTCGCAGTCGTTCGTCGGAACGCGCGCGCTCCTCGATGCGAGCGACCTGCGGGGAGGCGTCGTTTCGCGCGCGCACCCTGGAGACATCGGCCTCGCAGCCATCGCTGGCTCCATCGAACCGGTGGAACCCGACGAACCCGGCGGGATCGGCCTCCGGCTCACCGACCCGGCGGACGCCTCTCGAACGGTTCGGGCGGTACTCGCACCGGGCGTGACCGCGACCGTCGGTATCGAGGCCGTAGAACGCCTCGAGTGGAACGAGCCCGTCCGCTTCGAGATCCCGGACGGCGTCGTCGGGGCTGACGGCGAACGAGAACTCGAGCTGACAGACGCGGCGGTCGAGTTCGCGCCCGTTCCCGACGGTCCGCGGCTCGTCGACGTGGACGCGACGCTCGAGGCGGGCGCGCGAGCCGGTGCGCTCGAGGCAGATCGGATGCCGATCGAGGAGGACCGAGAGAACGCCGAGTAG
- a CDS encoding alpha-ketoacid dehydrogenase subunit beta produces MMAQTELERAEETETMTVREAIRLALREELERDEDVYLMGEDVGLFGGVLEVTGDLYEDFGEERVRDTPISEAGFMGAATGSAATGARPVVELMFSDFAGVSMEQIMNQMAKMRYMFGGKAEMPVTVRTTEGGGMGAASQHSGTIHSWIAHFPGLKAVAPGTPESAKGLTKAAIRSDDPVFVFENKMIYEQRGEVPTDEDFVAPLGAAAVEREGEDVTVVATQRLVGESLETADDLAGDVSVEVIDPRSLYPLDTETIVESVRKTGRLIVADESPLSYGTHAEIVARVQEEAFFSLDAPIQRVGTPDTHIPFSPTLEQEVLPSGDDVRDAIDLLT; encoded by the coding sequence ATCATGGCACAAACGGAACTCGAGCGAGCGGAAGAGACCGAGACGATGACCGTCCGCGAGGCCATCCGACTGGCCCTGCGAGAGGAACTCGAGCGCGACGAGGACGTCTACCTGATGGGCGAGGACGTCGGCCTGTTCGGCGGCGTCCTCGAGGTGACCGGCGACCTCTACGAGGACTTCGGCGAGGAGCGCGTCCGGGATACCCCGATCAGCGAGGCCGGATTCATGGGTGCCGCGACCGGATCGGCGGCGACCGGCGCGCGCCCGGTCGTCGAGCTCATGTTCTCGGACTTCGCGGGCGTCTCGATGGAACAGATCATGAACCAGATGGCGAAGATGCGCTACATGTTCGGCGGGAAGGCGGAGATGCCGGTCACCGTTCGGACCACCGAGGGCGGCGGTATGGGTGCCGCGAGCCAGCACTCGGGGACGATCCACAGCTGGATCGCCCACTTCCCGGGTCTGAAGGCGGTCGCGCCCGGCACCCCCGAAAGTGCGAAGGGGCTGACGAAGGCCGCCATCCGCTCGGACGATCCGGTGTTCGTCTTCGAGAACAAGATGATCTACGAGCAACGCGGCGAGGTCCCGACGGACGAGGACTTCGTTGCCCCGCTGGGAGCGGCCGCCGTCGAACGCGAGGGCGAGGACGTCACCGTCGTCGCGACTCAACGACTCGTCGGCGAATCGCTCGAGACGGCCGACGACCTCGCGGGCGACGTGAGCGTCGAGGTGATCGACCCGCGCTCGCTGTACCCCCTCGACACGGAGACGATCGTCGAGAGCGTCCGCAAGACGGGGCGGCTGATCGTCGCCGACGAGAGCCCGCTGTCGTACGGCACGCACGCCGAAATCGTCGCCCGCGTCCAGGAGGAGGCCTTCTTCAGCCTCGACGCGCCGATCCAGCGCGTCGGGACGCCCGACACGCACATTCCGTTCAGCCCGACGCTCGAGCAGGAGGTCCTCCCCTCCGGCGACGACGTCAGAGACGCGATCGATCTGCTCACCTGA
- a CDS encoding LolA family protein, whose product MNRRRVLVTGVAVTLAGCVSYPDGETDGPTGDELVADAIDTRRRMSDLTARRIVTVKTPADTIKRTERVVREPPAKQRIEVLESTDESVPVGSISVTNRERTWEYNPATEVVDLQNHPNKVDTDRTLNVLESLLEDYRLGYEGTATVDGRDVHVVETEPPIDESRMGIDLVVGDTTYVIPLDSSDDLEELDVSRTVWIDDEHRYPVREENAVSDDGETLHRVTVTYEDLEIDTGVDSETFTYVPPADTTVVTDGPKPDGVFETIGDATAVAPYELPEPDTPEPYVLDRVTVVDQGDRFGTTTTLWYDDPNVVARELYVTVREVQRFSPDVLEKIEIDDRPAYYRDGRIQSVFWACDELNYEVSSLTEGEPLREIAASIGCS is encoded by the coding sequence ATGAACCGTCGACGGGTTCTGGTGACGGGGGTCGCAGTCACGCTAGCCGGTTGTGTCAGTTATCCTGACGGCGAAACGGACGGACCGACCGGCGACGAACTCGTCGCGGACGCGATCGACACGCGCCGCCGGATGAGCGATCTTACGGCCCGTCGAATCGTGACGGTCAAAACGCCGGCGGACACGATCAAGCGCACGGAACGCGTCGTTCGCGAACCGCCGGCCAAACAGCGCATCGAGGTGCTCGAGTCGACCGACGAGAGCGTGCCGGTCGGCTCGATCAGCGTCACGAACCGGGAACGGACGTGGGAGTACAACCCGGCAACTGAGGTCGTCGACCTGCAGAACCACCCGAACAAGGTCGACACTGACCGGACGCTGAACGTCCTCGAATCCCTCCTCGAAGACTACCGACTCGGGTACGAGGGGACGGCGACCGTCGATGGACGCGACGTCCACGTCGTCGAGACGGAGCCGCCGATCGACGAGAGCCGGATGGGGATCGATCTCGTCGTCGGGGACACGACGTACGTTATTCCGCTGGACTCGAGCGACGACCTCGAGGAACTCGACGTCTCTCGAACGGTCTGGATCGACGACGAGCATCGGTATCCCGTCAGGGAGGAGAACGCGGTCAGCGACGACGGCGAGACGCTCCATCGTGTCACGGTCACGTACGAGGACCTCGAGATTGATACGGGGGTCGACTCGGAGACGTTCACCTACGTGCCGCCGGCGGATACGACCGTCGTTACCGACGGACCGAAACCCGACGGCGTCTTCGAAACGATTGGCGACGCGACGGCGGTCGCACCGTACGAGCTACCGGAGCCGGATACCCCGGAGCCGTACGTACTCGATCGGGTCACCGTCGTCGATCAGGGCGACCGGTTCGGGACGACGACGACGTTGTGGTACGACGACCCCAACGTTGTCGCACGCGAACTCTACGTGACCGTTCGAGAGGTCCAGCGATTCAGTCCGGACGTCCTCGAGAAGATCGAAATCGACGACCGGCCGGCGTACTACCGCGACGGCCGAATCCAGAGCGTCTTCTGGGCCTGCGACGAGTTGAACTACGAGGTTTCGAGTCTGACCGAGGGAGAGCCCCTGCGCGAGATCGCGGCGTCGATCGGCTGTTCGTGA
- a CDS encoding 2-oxo acid dehydrogenase subunit E2: protein MGYIVRMPKLGLEMERGELLEWHVDEGDAVSEGETVVEVESEKSVADVDARENGVLHRVYLEAGGTVPPGTPIGIIAPADEDISDLEGEATADLEEQEAEPETKPQKSAAEPAQASSSTAETDGSTESSRTGDGGKISASPRARERADELDVDLTTVEGTGYQGAISEDDVEAAADSGGSEEGSADDVRASPRAIQRADELGVDLATVDGTGYQGAIGAADVEAAAERSDAVGSGGDARTLREERPFDGMRRTIASRLGESYREAVHVTVSREGDAEELLAAAEAADEALEADVSIQDVLLLAVSAALTEHPAFNATFEDDVHQLWEDHNVGVAVDIEQGLIAPVLEDVGGSSLTEIAKNRRELVERATSGEYTMGDLSGGTFTVTNLGVFGVESFDPVINPPQVAILGVGAIAERPVRGENDAPTWRRHLPFDLSFDHRVVDGADAARFLESLVSHVEDPWSLLPDEVPRSASDAGDATATETEMPGRRVTAHNPDGMGGRVEAGSFEWRYDEPEEAGGAETGPTPVDVFLGSLASCLSLSIRYQAEKRDVAIGAIDVTAEGAPDRGSVEHIEPTVRLETDADDETIDRIVTIGERGCHVSQLLREDLELDLSWERV from the coding sequence ATGGGATATATTGTCAGGATGCCGAAGCTGGGTCTGGAGATGGAGCGCGGAGAACTCCTCGAGTGGCACGTCGACGAGGGAGACGCGGTTTCGGAGGGCGAGACCGTCGTCGAAGTGGAATCCGAGAAGAGTGTGGCCGACGTCGACGCCCGCGAAAATGGGGTCCTTCACCGCGTGTATCTCGAAGCGGGCGGTACGGTTCCGCCGGGAACCCCCATCGGTATCATCGCGCCGGCCGACGAGGACATTAGCGACCTCGAGGGGGAAGCGACGGCCGATCTCGAGGAACAGGAGGCCGAACCCGAAACGAAGCCACAGAAGTCGGCCGCTGAGCCCGCACAAGCGAGTTCGTCGACGGCCGAGACGGACGGTTCGACGGAATCGAGCCGAACCGGCGACGGCGGGAAGATCAGCGCGTCGCCTCGAGCGCGGGAGCGAGCCGACGAACTGGACGTCGACCTTACGACCGTCGAGGGGACGGGCTATCAGGGAGCGATCAGCGAAGACGATGTCGAAGCGGCGGCCGACTCGGGCGGTTCCGAGGAAGGGTCTGCGGACGACGTACGGGCCTCACCGCGGGCGATACAACGGGCCGACGAACTGGGCGTCGACCTCGCGACCGTCGACGGAACGGGCTATCAGGGGGCTATCGGCGCAGCAGACGTCGAAGCTGCGGCGGAACGATCCGACGCCGTCGGATCCGGCGGCGACGCCAGAACGCTCCGCGAGGAGCGCCCGTTCGACGGCATGCGCCGAACGATCGCCTCGAGGTTGGGTGAGAGCTACCGCGAGGCCGTCCACGTCACCGTCTCCCGCGAGGGCGACGCGGAAGAACTGCTCGCCGCCGCCGAGGCCGCGGATGAGGCCCTCGAGGCGGACGTCTCCATTCAGGACGTGCTCTTGCTCGCGGTGTCGGCGGCGCTCACGGAGCACCCCGCGTTCAATGCGACGTTCGAAGACGACGTCCACCAACTGTGGGAAGATCACAACGTCGGGGTCGCCGTCGACATCGAACAGGGGCTCATCGCGCCGGTGCTCGAGGACGTCGGCGGCTCGTCGCTGACGGAAATCGCGAAGAATCGGCGAGAACTCGTCGAGCGGGCGACCAGCGGCGAGTACACGATGGGCGATCTATCCGGTGGGACGTTCACCGTGACGAACCTCGGCGTGTTCGGCGTGGAGTCGTTCGATCCCGTCATCAACCCGCCGCAGGTCGCCATCCTCGGCGTCGGCGCGATCGCGGAACGACCCGTCCGCGGGGAGAACGACGCCCCGACGTGGCGACGTCACCTCCCGTTCGACCTCTCGTTCGACCACCGAGTGGTCGACGGGGCCGACGCCGCGCGCTTTCTCGAGTCGCTCGTTTCGCACGTCGAGGACCCGTGGTCGCTGCTCCCGGACGAAGTACCCCGCTCGGCGAGCGACGCCGGCGACGCGACGGCGACGGAAACGGAGATGCCGGGCCGACGCGTCACGGCGCACAACCCCGACGGAATGGGCGGTCGCGTCGAAGCGGGGTCGTTCGAGTGGCGATACGACGAGCCCGAGGAGGCTGGGGGCGCGGAAACCGGGCCGACGCCGGTCGACGTCTTCCTCGGCTCGCTCGCGTCGTGTCTCTCCTTGAGCATCCGCTATCAGGCGGAAAAGCGCGACGTCGCGATCGGAGCGATCGACGTCACGGCGGAAGGAGCGCCCGACCGCGGTTCCGTCGAACACATCGAACCGACGGTCCGTCTCGAGACCGACGCCGACGACGAGACGATCGACCGCATCGTCACGATCGGCGAACGCGGCTGTCACGTCTCGCAACTGCTCCGCGAGGACCTCGAGTTGGATCTCTCCTGGGAGCGCGTCTGA
- a CDS encoding thiamine pyrophosphate-dependent dehydrogenase E1 component subunit alpha: MADFDLESAEGRLEALRRMVTIRAFDEEAGDRFADGEIPGFVHLYIGEEAVGVGTCAALESDDYIASTHRGHGHCIAKGLDPKLMMAELYGKADGYCNGKGGSMHIADVDAGMLGANGIVGAGPPLATGAALTIDYQDRDQVAVSFCGDGAVAQGQVHEAINLAATWDLPAVFVVENNGYGEATPLDKQHNVENLSDTAQAYDIPGLTVDGMDVTAVAEAVAEARARARAGDGPTFIEAKTYRYRGHYEGDEEPYRDADEIERWKDRDPIESFKRRLIDRGELTEDEFDDLQAEVDAIIEEACAYAEEAPAPSPAEAYDDMFVDTPPEIERFAEAARTQTDGGRAGYGSGDDTDGDHRGD; this comes from the coding sequence ATGGCAGATTTCGACCTGGAGAGCGCGGAGGGAAGACTCGAGGCGCTGCGCCGAATGGTGACTATCCGCGCCTTCGACGAGGAGGCGGGGGATCGATTCGCCGACGGCGAGATACCGGGGTTCGTTCACCTCTACATCGGCGAGGAGGCGGTCGGCGTCGGGACCTGCGCGGCGCTCGAGTCAGACGACTACATCGCGAGCACGCACCGCGGCCACGGCCACTGTATCGCGAAGGGATTGGACCCGAAGCTGATGATGGCCGAACTCTACGGCAAGGCCGACGGCTACTGCAACGGGAAGGGCGGATCGATGCACATCGCCGACGTCGACGCCGGCATGCTCGGCGCGAACGGCATCGTCGGCGCGGGGCCGCCCCTGGCCACCGGCGCGGCGCTGACCATCGACTACCAGGACCGCGATCAGGTCGCGGTCTCCTTTTGCGGCGACGGCGCGGTCGCACAGGGGCAGGTCCACGAGGCCATCAACCTGGCGGCGACGTGGGACCTGCCGGCCGTTTTCGTCGTCGAGAACAACGGCTACGGCGAGGCGACGCCGCTGGACAAACAGCACAACGTCGAGAACCTGAGCGACACCGCCCAGGCCTACGACATTCCGGGATTGACCGTCGACGGAATGGACGTGACCGCCGTCGCGGAGGCCGTCGCGGAGGCTCGAGCGCGCGCCCGCGCCGGCGACGGGCCGACGTTCATCGAGGCGAAGACCTACCGCTACCGCGGCCACTACGAGGGCGACGAAGAGCCCTACCGCGACGCCGACGAGATCGAGCGCTGGAAGGACAGAGACCCGATCGAGTCGTTCAAACGGCGGTTGATCGACCGCGGCGAACTGACCGAAGACGAGTTCGACGACCTGCAGGCCGAGGTCGACGCGATCATCGAGGAGGCCTGCGCGTACGCCGAGGAAGCGCCCGCGCCGTCGCCCGCCGAGGCTTACGACGATATGTTCGTCGACACGCCGCCGGAGATCGAACGGTTCGCGGAGGCGGCGCGGACGCAGACGGACGGCGGACGTGCCGGGTACGGGAGCGGCGACGACACCGACGGCGACCACAGAGGTGACTGA
- a CDS encoding thiolase family protein has translation MVDTTPVIVSAVRTAQGREDGALAEFRSEDLSIPLVNEMLAETGLSGDDIDDLMWGCAQQRDEQRANVARQIALFSDLGEGVPATTIDRQCASSAQAIISAADSIAAGRQQAVFAGGVESMSRVKMGSAESGSMHPKLDEEYGMENLQMGMTAEKVAEKYDVSREEQDEYGARSQQRAVEATEEGKFDDEIVPLETEDGTHDEDEGLRPGTTAEKLTELPSVFKEDGTVTPGNASQIADGAAGVLLTSREFADENDLAVLAEVGTSYVAGVDPTEMGVGPVPAMEGLLERAGREIDDYGLVEINEAFASQMLYSQRELGIPDDRLNVNGGAIAIGHPLGCSGARLPVTLIHEMNRRGVERGIATECVGFGQGVAIEFELA, from the coding sequence ATGGTAGATACCACGCCGGTAATCGTTAGCGCGGTGCGAACGGCACAGGGCAGGGAAGACGGCGCGCTCGCCGAGTTCCGCAGCGAGGACCTCTCGATCCCGCTGGTCAACGAGATGCTCGCGGAGACGGGGCTGTCGGGTGACGACATCGACGACCTGATGTGGGGTTGTGCACAGCAACGCGACGAGCAGCGGGCGAACGTCGCCCGACAGATCGCCCTCTTCTCGGATCTCGGGGAGGGCGTCCCGGCGACGACGATCGACCGCCAGTGTGCCTCCTCCGCGCAGGCGATCATCAGCGCCGCGGACTCGATCGCCGCGGGGCGCCAGCAGGCGGTGTTCGCCGGCGGCGTCGAGAGCATGAGTCGCGTAAAGATGGGCTCCGCAGAGAGCGGGAGCATGCACCCGAAACTCGACGAGGAGTACGGCATGGAGAACCTCCAGATGGGGATGACCGCGGAGAAGGTTGCCGAGAAGTACGACGTCTCCCGCGAGGAACAGGACGAGTACGGCGCGCGGAGCCAGCAGCGCGCCGTCGAGGCCACCGAGGAAGGCAAATTCGACGACGAGATCGTCCCCCTCGAGACCGAAGACGGGACTCACGACGAGGACGAGGGCCTGCGTCCCGGGACCACGGCCGAGAAACTCACCGAACTTCCCTCCGTGTTCAAAGAAGACGGCACCGTCACGCCCGGCAACGCCTCCCAGATCGCCGACGGTGCGGCGGGCGTTCTCCTGACCAGTCGCGAGTTCGCCGACGAGAACGATCTCGCAGTCCTCGCCGAAGTCGGCACGAGCTACGTCGCCGGCGTCGATCCGACCGAAATGGGCGTCGGCCCGGTCCCCGCGATGGAGGGGCTGCTCGAGCGCGCCGGCCGCGAGATCGACGACTACGGGCTCGTCGAGATCAACGAAGCGTTCGCCAGTCAGATGCTCTACTCCCAGCGGGAACTCGGCATTCCGGACGACCGACTGAACGTCAACGGCGGGGCGATCGCCATCGGCCACCCGCTGGGCTGCTCCGGCGCGCGCCTGCCCGTCACGCTGATCCACGAGATGAACCGTCGCGGCGTCGAGCGCGGGATCGCAACCGAGTGCGTCGGCTTCGGTCAGGGCGTGGCGATCGAGTTCGAACTGGCCTGA
- a CDS encoding universal stress protein, whose amino-acid sequence MEAHILVPVDASSSSENAFDYVLAEMPEPRITLLHVLNPLTLFNYPTAEGFDFERAKGTERERREAVREIFERYRDKDEARDREIEAVIQAGHPAEKILEYAETEDVDHIAMGSRDRSKLEEAVLGSVARGVVKRSTVPVTIVP is encoded by the coding sequence ATGGAAGCCCATATTCTCGTCCCCGTCGACGCCTCGTCCAGTTCCGAGAACGCCTTTGACTACGTCTTAGCGGAGATGCCGGAGCCGAGGATAACCCTTCTGCACGTGCTCAACCCGCTCACCCTGTTCAACTACCCGACCGCCGAGGGGTTCGATTTTGAGAGGGCGAAAGGAACGGAACGAGAGCGGCGTGAAGCCGTCCGGGAGATCTTCGAGCGGTACCGCGACAAGGATGAGGCGCGTGATCGAGAGATCGAGGCGGTCATCCAAGCGGGGCATCCCGCGGAGAAGATCCTCGAGTACGCCGAAACCGAGGACGTGGACCACATCGCGATGGGAAGCCGTGATCGGAGCAAACTTGAGGAGGCAGTACTCGGGAGCGTAGCCAGGGGCGTCGTGAAGCGCTCGACGGTCCCCGTGACAATCGTCCCGTAA
- the aroA gene encoding 3-phosphoshikimate 1-carboxyvinyltransferase — MNVTITPSSVEGSARAPPSKSYTHRAILAAGYANRTTVRDGLWSADTRATARAVELFGGDVERREDGTLEIDGFDGRPNVPADVIDCDNSGTTMRLVTATAALADGTSVLTGDESLRSRPQGPLLEAITDLGGGAFSTRGNGQAPLVVTGPLAGGEVSIPGDVSSQYITALLMAGAVTDEGIDVVLETELKSAPYVDVTLEVLADFGVDARQTEDGFAVDGGQSYEPVGGEYAVPGDFSSISYPLAAGAIAGADGEEVRIEGANPSAQGDTAIVDIVDRMGADVEWNREAGVIEVSRAPLSGIEVSVEDTPDLLPTIATLGAVADGDTHIANAEHVRYKETDRVSAMAEELGKMGVETTEERDSLTVHGSDSSLSGATVRGRNDHRIIMALALAGLVADGETTVEGADHVDVSFPGFFAMLEEFGVSLERDNGE, encoded by the coding sequence ATGAACGTCACGATCACGCCCTCGAGCGTCGAGGGATCGGCGCGGGCACCGCCCTCGAAGAGCTACACGCACCGGGCGATCCTCGCCGCGGGCTACGCGAACCGAACGACCGTTCGAGACGGCCTCTGGAGCGCGGACACGCGGGCAACCGCCCGCGCGGTCGAACTGTTCGGCGGCGACGTCGAGCGACGCGAGGACGGGACCCTCGAGATCGACGGCTTCGACGGACGGCCGAACGTCCCCGCGGACGTCATCGACTGTGATAACAGCGGGACGACGATGCGCCTGGTCACCGCGACGGCGGCGCTAGCCGACGGCACGTCGGTGCTCACCGGAGACGAGTCCCTGCGCTCGCGGCCGCAGGGGCCGCTGCTCGAGGCGATCACCGATCTCGGCGGCGGCGCGTTCAGTACTCGCGGAAACGGCCAGGCTCCGCTGGTCGTCACCGGACCCCTCGCGGGCGGCGAGGTCTCCATTCCGGGCGACGTCTCCTCGCAGTACATCACCGCCCTGCTGATGGCCGGTGCGGTCACCGACGAGGGGATCGACGTCGTCCTCGAGACGGAACTCAAGTCCGCGCCCTACGTCGACGTGACGCTCGAGGTGCTCGCCGACTTCGGCGTCGACGCGCGCCAGACCGAGGACGGGTTCGCGGTCGACGGCGGACAGTCCTACGAACCGGTCGGCGGCGAGTACGCCGTCCCGGGTGACTTCTCGTCGATTTCCTACCCGCTGGCGGCGGGTGCGATCGCCGGTGCTGACGGTGAGGAAGTGCGCATCGAGGGGGCGAATCCGAGCGCGCAGGGCGACACGGCCATCGTCGACATCGTCGATCGAATGGGAGCCGACGTCGAGTGGAATCGGGAGGCGGGCGTGATCGAGGTCTCGAGGGCTCCGCTCTCGGGGATCGAGGTCTCCGTCGAGGACACGCCGGACCTGTTGCCGACGATCGCGACGCTCGGTGCCGTCGCCGACGGCGACACGCACATCGCGAACGCCGAGCACGTCCGCTACAAGGAAACCGACCGCGTGAGCGCGATGGCCGAAGAGCTCGGAAAGATGGGCGTCGAAACGACCGAAGAACGCGATTCGTTGACGGTCCATGGGAGTGACTCGAGCCTCTCGGGCGCGACCGTTCGCGGACGGAACGATCACCGCATCATCATGGCGCTCGCGCTCGCCGGACTGGTCGCCGACGGCGAGACGACCGTCGAAGGGGCCGACCACGTCGACGTCTCCTTTCCCGGGTTCTTCGCCATGCTCGAGGAGTTTGGCGTTTCGCTCGAGCGCGACAACGGGGAGTAG